TATGACAGAACTTTTTGTTGCAGCAGAGCAAACTGCTAGTTGTTTACCCTATAACCATAACCACAACCGTTTATTCAaaattgagatgaaagattATAGCATACACCAAAAAAGAATCCATCATGTACACAAGAAATTCTTCCCTAACCCAAATACATTCTGGCTAACAGATGCAAAAAGGTTGGACGGTAGAATGATAAAAGGGTAATTGCATTTAAAAGGTAGTAAATCTTACCGCAGCCTTTGCCTCATCCATCAGTCTCAAAACTCCAGGTCTAGGCTCCACCTGCTCATTAACAACAAGAAATCATTTTCTCCACAATCGTTCATGGACAACATTTTTTGTCCCAAAGACGAGTTACCATGTGATCGTAAAATACTGAGATACATGTCTCTCCTTACAGTTCCAGATTTGATAATCTCTTTGTACCTTTCAGTCTTCCAATCCTATAGATAACCCTCAAATAATTAGTACAACCAAAGAGTAGATGGTATGAGTTTAAAACCTCATCAATCTTTTGAAACAAgggaagaaaaactaaaaaatgagaacatatGAAACCTTATCACAAAGCCAAATAAGTCCTCAATTGGTCTCAGATTCAGCCCAAATTACAATTATAACGTATTGCAAGCAGCACAACAGAAAAATGGGGGTCCCGGGCCCAAGCCCCTCAGCCGTGTTATGAAAATCACGGCTTAACCTTTAAAGTGATCTGAGTTCATTCATATGCTAAGATGCGACCATTATTCTGTTTATCCAATGTGCGACTTGTCATTCCCACATGTCCAGCAATAATGAATCTTCTGTGTCAATCTTTTTGCCCATAGAAATATACTTCAAGCCGGCCTACCTGAATAGTATCAATCAACTTCGCTCTGGCAGCATCATCCTCTGGAGGTTTCTCAAATATAGAAGAAGACGGCCAACCGTGCTCCTTAAAGTACCTAAACCATTCAAATTCCAATCACAATAGTAATTTGTTGCCAACCTACCTATCTATCTATACTTCTATCTAACTTTCAATATCATGTTACTACCTCcattccaaaatgtttgtccagcccgtaaaacaaaaattttaaaatgatacattttcttcaaaaagaaaaaaattgaaacttttttcataaattaaaagaacccaatggtctccaataaattactgaaaaaagtttgaatttttcatgaaaattttgtattatttttaagttatcgttttgccGAACAAGATTTTGGAACAGACTAAGTACAATATACTAAGCAGTAAGCACGTGTATCGGTGTATGGCACACGGCATGCTctcctttttccaaaaaaaaaaatcccacaaaaatctatcTACCTCAGCCGCTAACATTCTCTCGGTCTCTCCCTCAATTTGTTTTCCCTTCAATTCAAACTTTGTCTTTAAATCGTGCATCGACGAGAGATAACTATCATTAAAAATGACAGttttacttacccaaaaaaatatttaaaaaaaaaaaaacagtttttcttTTCGTAACGCGCTTGTATATGAAACATGCAGATGTGCGAAATTCGagaaatctagagagagagagagagaccatcgCATCTTAGGTTTTCCGCCGCCGATTCGATTCTGGAGCTCGTCGTAGAAGTCGGAGTCCCAGTTGAGGGGCTGAGACGTGGCGGAGGAGGGGCAACGGACGTCGAAGCGAGAGAAAGCGTCGTTGTAAGCCTGTCGATGCAAGTGCTCGGACTCCAGTATCACGCCGTCGCAGTCGAATATCAGAGCTTGCAGTGACCGCGAGGAAACCGACACTGACAGTGGTTTAATCCTGGTGGTTCTTGTGGCGGTGGTtcggagaggagagagagaggaggtgaggagagagaagcgaggagagagagagggagtgagaggGACGAGGAGAGTTGTGCTAGTGGAGGCCATGAATGAAGTGTGGGAGTTCTGGCGGGTATCGTTTGTGTGGTGGGAGAAGTTGTCTGTTCGGTTGTAACGGAATTCAACGGCCGTTAGCTTTGTTCTGACGGCCGTTAGCTTTGTTCTGACGGGGGGGGCAAAAATGTTAACAGTTCAAAAATGTTTTAGCCCAGCCCAAGTGAAGTGCACCTTATGAACTGTCCAGCCCACATCCATGGGCCTAAAACATTTTTGACACAATAATTGAGGCCCATAATGGGTTTTGTGGACCTTTTTGCTGATtgttatgtatttttctatttggATCAGCGTGTGGAAAGAACACGTTGATCCGCATAGGAATCGATATTGTTGTTCTCAATCTTGATTCCTCGTAAGTTGTGTAGTGTGTTTGTAGCAGCTTTTGCTTTTTCATCAGAATTATACTgtgtttgcttcttctttttaaaagtatttttcaaacgATCCTCCTTACTTCTAATTATTTCTCTTTATatttctcttcacttattactcctactattttttaaaaaaaaaatttaaaaagtgttccaaacaaagtattaaatttttaaaaattcttaaaaGTGATTGCTATAAGGATTATTCTAACATCCTCCCAAAAGGTGTGTAGGATAATATATAGGTAAAAGGTGAATTAATATTCGAGAAAAGTGTATTTGATACTTataaaagtgtattaatatccatGAGATATTGATGAGAGCAAACTATTGACACGTTGAAGTCCCATATAACATGTTAGTTCCTAACTGCGCCTAAACAACTTATATCTCGGCCTTTGGATTCAAAGAGCGTGAAGTCAAATTTTACTCGGTATCAGATCAAAGCCCGTGATCAAATTAATTCAAGTGGTGAGCCCATCATTACGAGAAAGCATGGAAAATCAAGACCGAATGCAAAATATCGAATTCATTGGAGTGGAGAATGGTCCTGGTCATGTCTAGAGCTACGGATGACACATGGCCCCATTGGCTAGAGTTGTAAGCCAATTGGGCACAAAGGAATTTTAGTTTGAATGGTAGTATTAGATATATAGCAAATCAATTAGGCAAGACAACCTCTTCATAGATTTTAATGACCAAAAAGGAGAGTTTAGAGCTAGAGgggatttgttttctttatgaGCTGGGCAGACATATATAACAAGTGGAGGGGTTTTTTCCCTGATTTGGATATCAACCTATTAGTCGAATCGAATGATCGACTTGGTTTATCAAAGTTAATATTTAAATATAAGATATTTACTATAATAATTTTGGCTTAAGTCTTGAAGCAGAGGAGGaacattttttgttatatataaaacggtcttgttattgtcagcccactgggttgacgataagcacactagaagacaaaaaaaaatacgtatttttgtgtattttttataccctttaatacacattcacacactcactattgttaGTCCATTAGGCTGGTTTTAGAATTTTCATATATAAAAAGGCCTTAACGACATATTATCTATGGTGGTTAAGATTAATTAGCCTCTAAATCATTGtgcaaaaataaaagcaaaaaatcatATATTTGTGGGTATGGATTCCAAAACCTTAGTTGCTTTTCTCAACAGGTAATCTCCATACTTTGTCGTGATAgcttaattgttttcttttgtcaatgtttatttaatttttagttaaaaaaattaatcacaCTTTGTtaactaggttagggtttaatcACTTTGggttattttgtttttcctaaaaaaaatcatccGAATTTGTTTGGAATTATTGACATATTATCCTCTGTTTAGGTGGAGGAGGTTAGCAAGACCGAATATGAAGGTTGATTAATGAGCATGGGGTGATCCCACTAGGCCCAGCGGCCATAGACATGAAGCAAGAGTTGCGGTACCATAGTTTTGCTTACCCTACATAACCAATATTGGAACTTGGCGATCCCATCTCAGGACAAAAGCTCCTACTGGTAGAAAGGGACAAGGCCTATCAACCAGACCAAACATGCCCTCAAGCCGTATCGCATACTATTGTCTCCATTATTGCTAGATAGAGCATAGGATTTGGATCCTTCTTCCCCGTTCCAGAAGAATTGGACACCCTAGCTAGTAGGAGTATCATTTTGGGTCTTTTCCGGACTCACTTTgatgattcaaattgttcttatTGAGTACATACATAAACCATGTCAGAAATCGCAAAATACATTAATCTGAAATTACCTGAGTTCCAGTCAAGTGTTGCAATCCGTTTTTTACAAGTTCAACCATGTTAAAAATCACCCAGTGCCCCCAAGAGCGGAGGGAGGTGTTAAAAAGTCAGGTCAAGCGACCCCACTAAGTAGGAAAATCTCTCAAATTACATGTAATTTTCACTAATTACTACTAGTAATATTTTACACATCTAAGTCTCATGCACTGATAGTAAAAAATTGCCCAATACAAAGACAAACAGTAATATTGCTCTAAACATTCAAACCCccaattttgaaattcttgcCCCCGCCATGAGTTCCTACCATAGTCACGTAAAAATTTTGCAATTGTCTTCGTTCTTGGTCTCAATTTCTACTTTCGTTTTCAATTTCTACTCTCAGTATCAATCCTCGCTCAATTCACGTTTATTATTGAATTTGGCTTGAATTCAAATGGCACTTTTGAGGATCCCGAGAGGATAACGAAACtgaccaaaaccaaacaaatacgAATACTAGCTTCTGGAGTTAAGTTTTGGGGTGGTGCACTGCGCACACCGAGTAAATTACCAAATACGAAAAAGCATTAGCAGCAGCAGCACCATTACCAAAACGAGACTGGGAAAGTCTGTTACAACTTCTGTACAAATCTGTTTGACATCTCAATGTACACTCATTGCTTACGTACACACAACCCCCCCATTCATTATGTCTTGTctctagggaaaaaaaataatcagtCACTGATGGAACGAACAACGCCCTATTCAAGAAGAGAACGGACTATAAGTACCACCAATATGCGGTCGGAGCCACCATCCTCACGGAGAGAATCCTTGTAGAGGATCCCGATCGGCCGGACTGTACAAGTGTAGATTAATCAGCCCACGACAGAGAAATCGtctccaaacaaacaaactcacacacacacatatatatatatatagtagtacaTTAAGTAGAAGCAGTACTACTTAAGGAATTTTAATTAAGGCTGGAAAATTGGGATTTTCTAGTAGAATAATTAAGGGTTGAAGAAGTGGTCGCGGCATCTGCATTTCCAGCCAAGAGGCTTGTAATTGGTGTACTTGTTGGTGAAAGACGAAGACGATGGAGATGAGTCGTCGGAGAACTCCGTGGGGGTGAGGCCTGGTTGGAACCGGTCGTGACTCGGCATGGTTGGTACTTGAACTGCAAAGCAAGGGTGGCACTGGTTGCACTTGTTGTGGCAACTGGGCGGGGTTGAACCCAATCTGGTCTTCCCTTCAAGTAACGAACCCTGTGCACACGTTATTAACCAACACGATTAACTCAACTCAATCGTCTACCGGTAGCAAGATGTGCATAAGATAATTTGAGCATTCCTACTTGCAATTAATGtttccaaaataatttcaagTGGTCCTTTACAATCCACAAAAATATCTTGTCGCAATAAAGTCTATAGAATCTACATAATCTTGTGACTGCACAAGTTTCATGACCATTCCCGCTggactataatttttttaaactaactacccaaaaaaaaaagactctctctctctctctctctctctctctctctctctctctctctctctctctctcgtatagtttcttttttttaacaggaAAATTAATTTCACTCCccttttttataaatgcactgagcttgtctttttttttactaaaaaaatagagcatttgtcaaaagaaaaattggagagTGGAATTCACTACCCTTAACAAAATGATACTCTGTTAAAAATATTCATTAGCCTTCATTTATTGGTTTATATTTCCGCTTTCTGTTGTTCTTAAAAGATGTGTACACGTACTTCTTGAAAAGTCAATGACAAAAATCAGTGACTACAGTATTCTTTTTTACACTTTCAAATAACAGAGTGAAACATTTCAaaggtaaataaataaataaaaggtaattaaattatattttcGCCCCTTCAATCAGTTAAAATCTTCAAGAGGGACAAGATTCATAACGGAGACAGCACCTTTCGACATAAAAATTACTGTAAGATTTTTCGCgagtgttttttaaaaatttgtactAATGTAAATATCTCAATAAATTCTTTAAATTGGACAAAACGATTACAAATTTATATGAACACccgttatttttaaatttttaaagaaTAATCTTACAAAAAGAACAAAGGTACAAGGACTGCTAATTCAGTGGTAAAATTTCAGAACATGACATTCCGTGCATATATTACCAAAGATTAGATCTGTTTCACTCCTCTCGTGTTCATATACCTCTTCGGTTCCGGATTACATGAATACCGTTGTTATTTTTATGGCGTTAAAAAAGAATATAGAACGAAAGGAGTAGGGAAAATACGAGATAGCTAGCACCATATATGCTGATTTTGTGTGTCAACCAATATTTTTGTGAAAGCTCCAGTAAATCCATTTGAATGTACTTTTATTGTGCTGATAATACAAACACGTGATAATACAGTActctatacatacatacatatatatatatatatatatatatatatatatatatatagagagagagagagagagagagagagagagagagagagagagagagttacccGAGAAGTGTCTGCAGGAGGTTGTATTGGAGAAGTGAAGCAAGTGACTGGAGGGAGAAGATGGATGATGATAACAAGTGTAATAATAAGGGTACTAGTGGTACGTAAGAGAGACAATTGAAGTGCTGAAATATTCATGGCCATTGAAGCATCTTATCTCCTATATATTCTCACAGGCCGTTAACAAATTCAAAGATGGAACGAATCCCATTTGCTTGCTGATTGGCTAtgagctagctagctagttaaCAACACTGTTGGATGTAAAATGTCTTcagttttttctattttgtgggATAAAAAGGAAGGAGGTAGGGGTCTGGCTTGAAatactggagagagagagagagagagagagagagagagagagagagtgagtgtgtgaaAAGAACCAGTCgggagaagaaaacaaaaaaaaaaatgaaactatTGGGAAGGAAATCAGATGGTGGGGGAAGGGGGAACGAACGTTGAGGGGTCACAGTGGTTCTTCTACCCCTAATGGCCTATAAGACTTTTGGCTAGTAGTAGCTGTGCCGAAAGTGAGAGGACTGTGAATTTCCGAcgtacccaaaagaaaaaaaagaaaaaaaaagtgagaggACTGTGTCCTATACACTGGCAATTGGGTGGGTACCACATGGTGTTTGTTCGACTCATCTAAACCGTCCAAAAGAATTTTggatggtttggattttgaaaaaaaaattctccggaaaagttaaactcttccttggaaaatgtttttttaaaatatgaaccgtccaaaacacttttaaacagTTTGAATGCATTAGCTAGCACCAAATAAAATATACCCACCCGATGCCGAAAAACTTCTCCCGGCAATTTTGTATGGCCCTAGTGGAGTAAATTTGACGAaggttaattttaattttaacaaTAAAACTATATGGGTAGTTCGTGTTAAAGAATCCAACTCCAAAttaattggcaaagagtggagaggcctcccatgctcatatactaggttttgaggagataattaaccgatgtgggacaaatctcAATCCTCGCCCGTGCGACCCTgattcgcacgtggagaggtcaacgaAGGATCAGAATCCAACTCCAAATTAATTgacaaagagtggagaggcctcccagactcatatactagtttttgaggagataattaaccgatgtgggacaaatctcAATCCTCGCCCGTGCGACCCCTGATTCGCACATGGAGAGGTCAACGAAAGATTCGGAACACatggatcacaatgaaacaaagtgcaactatggcacaaacaaataggaaaagcctccgaaagcctagctctgatactatgttaaagcatccaactccaaactaattggcaaagagtggagatgCCTcccagactcatatactagttttggaggagaaaattaactgatgtgggacaaatcccaccagtttggagaaaacaaatgaaatggagtgtaaaaaaaaaattaaggggtagtttggtctccaaaataaatttttctctttatccaATATTTTAACTACTTTCACTACTTTCTACAATAGTGGGGTTTAATGAACCTTATCAAGTGATTTATCATTTGCCTTAGAGGCACATATTAACAAAACCCTTTAAACAAAATGACGTTCAAATTATTTGTATGGAATCCAAGATTCGTTCCACACAATCTGATGCATTCCATCTTGCTTTCATTAGGGTTGGTCTCACGCGGTGGATCCTTACTCTAACATTCCTTCATTGATtcactaaaataaataaattaggggTTTAAATGAATCGAGATCATCTCAACATAAATATGGTTCATCAAGATCTCATTTGATAATTCAAGCTAGCTATTCATTTTAGACCTTGATATGCTTATCATTCATGCAAACAATTATGTTGATCGGACATCGgtaggaatggcaacggggtGGGGCGGGTTTTTGGGTACCCCAACCCCGGCCGGATATTTTTTGGGTACTCTCATTCCCGCCCCAATCGGGAAACGGGTTTACCCGCCCCGCTtcgtaaaaaattttaaaaattggtaatcttaaagcaaaaaagaaaaagaaaaaaagtataAATAAAGTGTTAGTTTAGTATAGTTGTGAAAATATAAGGTAAAAATATAAGagttttttagtataatgataataatattatgataaaaatataaaatttgaagtattaATGATAATTATATTAggataaaagtataattttataaaataaatacatttcGGGGCGGGTAGTATCAAGGTAGGTTTTAGGGGCGGGATACTATCACCTTGAACCCGGCTgggttttagtatttttaccCTGACCCAATCCTCGAAAAGATGGTGGAAAATTAATCCGCCCTGTTCAGGGTGGGGCGGGTCCGATTGCCATCTCTAGACATCGCTCTTCGTTTGAATGAAACACATCGGACATCTATCACGAGAGAAATGGTATGTTTGACTCTAACCATTCATTTCTCTTTAAACAAACATGATTCAACACATTTTCCAATATTCAATCCAAGTAATTTTTAACATGAAAGATAAACATATCAAGACCTACAAAATGAACTACTCCTAGATCTCATTTTATGTCACACTAGGAATCATTACATAAGAGAATTTTGATACGTAAAATGGTGCTATGAGAATGTCTAGTGAGCACGGAATAAGTGGATACGTAAAATGGTGTTTTCATGAATTTCTATGTAGGTCATTCTCTTCACATACATCAACCAAAATACTCTTtatgtcccaatttgtttgtctactttttgacttttacttGTCTCAAAGTGTTTGTTCACTTTGGAAGACTAAGGGACCAAAAGGTAAAAGGGAATGCtacgtacaaagaaaacttacctcgaaagtaccccgaaaacagcaatcaatgattgagaatcattttgatgattgggtcacacacatcaaaatgaagctcaaccattaattgctgttttcggggtactttcgggataaattttttttgtccctagtatttctaaaaggtaaaaaagatttttttttttttgcccctgtgctctttttcaaaaagttaggaggacaatttttgaaaagttgagcATTTATAGGTGCAATGATTGTGTTCtttaaaaaaactgtattttccaaactggacaaacaaattaaaacgaAGGGAGTACCATTTAACGGAAATAACTTAATTATCGTCATTAACTTGTAGTTCAATAATATAGAGGAAACGCACCCCAAAAAacttactccctctgtcccatttttattgttcattttcgttttttgtgTCGTTCTTTCAACActtatatctcccaatttataatgtttttcataattttgaaaactttgtattatagatctaattgagaactatcaaacaagatccatattgcatatatttagagattcatattagaagatataagcgttgaaagaacaacacaaaaaatgaaaatggacaataaaaatagaacggagggagtatttttcttGAAAGTTGATTGAAAGCATGTTGATTTGCGTATATATGTTACAAGTCAATTTCCAATAAATTCAACGAGCTGAGCTGTGTTGAGCTTGCGTAATTTGGTTTATACAACAAGTACTCCACATGAAAACATACATGGCAATTGGTGTGAAGTAATTATATTCGGTGCTCATCTTCACAGTTTATTTAATTTGCAGTTTCATACAAAATAAAGGTGATTTCCCAGCACATGCTGTTTCATGGCACCTCTACACATTAGAGATGGTCTGATCAGTACCCAATATACGTGCACAAATCCTGATAGAGAAATGTGTCTGAAATTACCCGATCCGTATAAGGCATACAAAACATGATACTAATAGAGTTCTTGTACATCGAACTAATCGCATCAGCATCTCCCATTTTCCGTGATTAATacccacttttttttattgatgaaGGATAGGGATGACATTGAAAATGTCGTTTTCTAAGGCAGACAGCCACATTTTTCTGGTTTCCTGGTTTCAGCAGCAGAACATGGCCTTGGACTGCGATTGATTGAAAGTTTCAATTAAGTTTAACAGAGGAAGACGGGGAGTGAGATTGTTTCTACTGCATGTCTAATCTTCATCGTGTCTGCCTCTGATTTCTCCTAGGCATGAAAAATGGCTCCACAaaaggctctctctctctctctctctctctctctctcgtgtctGGGCAAATCGCATTAATTTTAGTTATAAAATTTTTGTCAAAGGGAGTTTAGTAAGAGATTAGTGTATAATTGTATTGAATACAGGGCTCGCTCTGAATTTTCTGGGGCTTGTTTTCCAGGCCCGACGTGAACTTTTTCAAATGAGATCCTTTATATaatttacaaataattttttttaaaaagaatttaaagaaaacGCTACAAGTGTTCAAAACCAAAATAACTAAAAGCTAGATAAGTATTCTATTACTTCCCTTCGTCTATTTTTAAGTGTTCATGTTTGACCATTttgggaaagactacaatacacacctctcatttggatgtgtatcatatgcaccatccaaaatgttatgaattgtagagaaaatgttacgaatcgtattactaaaaagttacgaagcgtataaaggttacaagatacactaaaatattatgaatcaaaataaaaatgttacgaatcgtattgttgaaaggttatgaattctagaacaaaagttacgaaacacactaaaatgttatgaatgaaccttaaaataggtgcatatggtacacccttttaaggggtgtgtattgtagactttcccttgACTTTCACGCAATTTTAGGAGTTAGCATAATTGTACttccaaaatattacttttCATACTTACCCTTTATGGagatattatcattacacttttgtTCATCAACTTTTAAAagggaatctacttttaggcataaaatagaaaat
This DNA window, taken from Rhododendron vialii isolate Sample 1 chromosome 8a, ASM3025357v1, encodes the following:
- the LOC131298226 gene encoding haloacid dehalogenase-like hydrolase domain-containing protein At4g39970 — translated: MASTSTTLLVPLTPSLSPRFSLLTSSLSPLRTTATRTTRIKPLSVSVSSRSLQALIFDCDGVILESEHLHRQAYNDAFSRFDVRCPSSATSQPLNWDSDFYDELQNRIGGGKPKMRWYFKEHGWPSSSIFEKPPEDDAARAKLIDTIQDWKTERYKEIIKSGTVEPRPGVLRLMDEAKAAGKQLAVCSAATKSSVILCLENLIGMDRFQSLDCFLAGDDVKEKKPDPSIYLTAATKLGVSGKECLVVEDSVIGLQAATSAGMSCVITYTPSTANQDFEDAIGIYPDLNSVRLKDLELLLQDDVAAT
- the LOC131298227 gene encoding EPIDERMAL PATTERNING FACTOR-like protein 1 — protein: MAMNISALQLSLLRTTSTLIITLVIIIHLLPPVTCFTSPIQPPADTSRGSLLEGKTRLGSTPPSCHNKCNQCHPCFAVQVPTMPSHDRFQPGLTPTEFSDDSSPSSSSFTNKYTNYKPLGWKCRCRDHFFNP